One part of the Anguilla anguilla isolate fAngAng1 chromosome 11, fAngAng1.pri, whole genome shotgun sequence genome encodes these proteins:
- the LOC118208731 gene encoding leucine-rich repeat neuronal protein 1, giving the protein MTSRISISFLLGRLCLARLLLALAGLSLGCSAECPQLCVCEIRPWFTPQSTYREATTVDCNDLRLTRIPSNLSSDTQVLLLQSNYIAHSNEELEQLFNLTELDLSQNNFSSIRDVGLVNMSQLTTLHLEENQITEMPDYCLQDLSNLQELYINHNQISSISANAFSGLRNLLRLHLNSNKLKVIDSRWFESTPNLEILMIGENPVIGILDLNFKPLVNLRSLVLAGMDLTDVPGSALVGLDNLESLSFYDNKLVRVPHLALQKVPNLKFLDLNKNPVHKIQEGDFRNMLRLKELGVNNMAELVSIDRYALDNLPELTKLEATNNPKLSYINRQAFRDVPSLESLMLNNNALNALYQKTMESLPNLREISIHSNPLRCDCVIQWMNSNKTSIRFMEPLSMFCAMPPEFRGQHVREVLLQDSTEQCLPMISHDTFPNHLNLDIGMTVSLDCRAMAEPEPEIYWVTPMGNKITVDTLSDKYHLTSEGTLRITHVQVEDSGRYTCVAQNTEGADTRVSTIRVNGTLLDGVQVMKISVKQTESHSILVSWKVNSNVMTSNLKWSSATMKIDNPHITYTARVPVDVHEYNLTHLQPSTEYEVCLTVSNIHQQTQKSCVNVTTKNAAFAVDLSDQGTSTALAAVMGTMFAIVSLASITVYIAKRWKRKNYHHSLKKYMQKTSSIPLNELYPPLINLWEADTEKDKEGSLENKPTQVDTTRSYYMW; this is encoded by the coding sequence ATGACGAGCAGGATTTCCATCTCCTTTCTTCTGGGCCGGCTGTGTTTGGCGAGGCTGCTGCTTGCCCTGGCAGGACTGTCTTTAGGGTGCAGTGCTGAGTGTCCCCAGCTTTGCGTGTGTGAGATCCGGCCCTGGTTCACTCCTCAGTCCACCTACAGGGAGGCCACCACTGTGGACTGCAATGACCTGCGACTCACCCGCATCCCCAGCAACCTGTCCAGTGACACCCAGGTGCTCCTGCTACAGAGCAACTACATTGCCCATAGTAAtgaggagctggagcagctcttCAACCTGACTGAGCTGGACCTGTCCCAGAACAACTTCAGCAGCATCCGGGACGTGGGTCTTGTCAACATGTCCCAGCTCACCACACTGCACCTGGAGGAGAATCAGATCACTGAGATGCCTGACTACTGCCTGCAAGACCTTTCCAACCTGCAAGAGCTCTACATCAACCACAACCAGATCAGTTCCATCTCAGCTAATGCCTTCTCTGGACTGCGGAATCTGCTGCGGCTCCATCTCAACTCCAACAAGCTGAAGGTCATTGACAGCCGCTGGTTCGAGTCTACTCCCAACCTTGAGATCCTCATGATTGGGGAAAACCCAGTTATTGGAATTCTGGACTTAAATTTTAAGCCTCTTGTTAACCTAAGGAGCCTTGTTTTGGCTGGAATGGATTTGACAGATGTTCCTGGGAGTGCGCTTGTGGGACTTGATAACTTGGAAAGCCTCTCCTTTTATGACAACAAGCTGGTCAGGGTCCCACATCTTGCCCTGCAGAAAGTTCccaatttaaaatttttggaTCTGAACAAAAACCCTGTGCACAAAATCCAGGAAGGGGACTTCAGGAACATGTTGCGGCTGAAAGAGCTAGGTGTCAACAACATGGCAGAATTAGTCTCAATTGATCGTTATGCACTTGACAACCTACCAGAACTGACTAAGCTGGAGGCTACCAACAACCCCAAGCTCTCTTACATCAACCGACAAGCCTTCCGGGACGTCCCATCTTTGGAGAGCCTCATGTTGAACAACAACGCACTGAATGCCCTTTATCAGAAGACAATGGAATCACTACCTAACCTGCGGGAGATCAGTATCCACAGCAACCCGCTACGCTGTGACTGTGTCATCCAGTGGATGAACTCCAACAAGACTAGCATTCGCTTCATGGAGCCCCTCTCCATGTTCTGTGCCATGCCGCCCGAGTTCAGAGGTCAGCATGTGAGGGAGGTTCTTCTGCAGGACTCCACCGAGCAGTGCCTACCCATGATCTCCCATGACACCTTCCCCAACCATCTCAACCTGGATATCGGCATGACCGTTAGCCTGGATTGCCGTGCTATGGCCGAGCCTGAACCTGAGATCTACTGGGTCACACCAATGGGGAACAAGATCACGGTGGACACCCTGTCTGACAAGTACCACCTGACTAGCGAGGGCACCCTACGTATCACACATGTGCAGGTGGAAGACTCGGGCCGGTACACTTGTGTGGCCCAAAACACAGAGGGTGCAGACACGCGAGTGTCCACCATCCGAGTCAATGGGACCTTACTGGATGGAGTTCAGGTCATGAAGATCTCTGTCAAGCAGACAGAATCCCACTCCATCCTCGTGTCCTGGAAAGTAAACTCCAATGTCATGACCTCAAACCTGAAATGGTCATCCGCAACCATGAAGATCGATAACCCTCACATTACCTACACTGCCAGGGTCCCAGTGGACGTTCATGAATACAACCTCACCCACCTGCAGCCCTCCACCGAGTATGAGGTGTGCCTCACCGTGTCAAACATCCACCAGCAGACACAGAAGTCCTGTGTCAATGTCACGACCAAGAATGCAGCCTTTGCTGTGGACCTCTCAGACCAAGGGACCAGCACTGCCCTGGCAGCTGTCATGGGAACAATGTTTGCCATTGTCAGCCTGGCCTCCATCACTGTTTACATTGCCAAGAGGTGGAAGAGGAAGAACTACCACCACTCCTTAAAGAAGTACATGCAGAAAACATCCTCCATCCCCCTGAATGAGCTCTACCCTCCTCTCATTAACCTGTGGGAGGCAGACACCGAGAAGGATAAAGAGGGATCATTGGAGAACAAGCCTACACAAGTTGACACAACAAGAAGCTATTACATGTGGTAA